One Pochonia chlamydosporia 170 chromosome 5, whole genome shotgun sequence DNA segment encodes these proteins:
- a CDS encoding alcohol dehydrogenase (similar to Neosartorya fischeri NRRL 181 XP_001266142.1), which translates to MAVSQAANLVEKAIGHDDNAITTQDVSTFPDAGETDKMNALVWMGKDKVEIARVPKPKIVEDRDVILKVTGSTVCGSDLHLLHGSVLQLSKGDILGHEFCGVAELVGRQVHNVKVGKRYVASFQIACGDCYYCNKKQSSQCENTNANSMTKAMYGGRTAGIFGYSHLTGGFAGGQAEYVRVPLGDVNLLELPDDVPDEKGLYLSDVLATSYHCVKDTGVEKGDSVAIFGAGPIGHMAGVFAVDQGAKKIIFVDTEPRLTYIESHFPKEHMSKVELIDFKKLSSGVTNAETVVSQLKKICDNRGPDVALECAAGEFAKGWMHWLEMAAGAETDTSEIVNEMIESVHSYGRCGITGVYVGYTNHFNIGSLMQRGIRFIGNGQAPVHMYWKDLLKAIQKKELDPMQMVSHRVRLEDLDKVYHMFDNKEDSMQKVFVETKFSSPAAPGCPPLTRY; encoded by the exons ATGGCGGTATCACAGGCCGCAAACCTCGTCGAAAAGGCCATCGGTCACGACGACAACGCAATTACAACTCAAGATGTGTCCACATTCCCCGACGCAGGTGAAACCGACAAGATGAATGCTTTGGTCTGGATgggcaaagacaaagtcgAAATTG CCAGAGTTCCGAAGCCCAAGATAGTAGAGGACCGCGACGTCATTCTCAAAGTCACAGGCAGCACAGTCTGCGGTTCCgacctccacctcctccacggTTCAGTCTTGCAATTGTCCAAGGGCGACATCTTGGGCCACGAATTCTGCGGCGTTGCAGAACTGGTAGGCCGACAGGTGCATAACGTCAAGGTTGGAAAACGATATGTGGCTTCGTTCCAGATTGCCTGTGGCGACTGCTACTATTGCAACAAGAAGCAGTCTTCGCAATGCGAAAACACGAATGCGAATAGTATGACCAAGGCCATGTATGGGGGTAGGACGGCCGGTATATTTGGGTACTCCCATCTTACTGGTGGTTTTGCTGGCGGACAGGCTGAATATGTGCGTGTCCCGCTTGGGGATGTAAATCTTCTTGAGTTGCCAGATGATGTCCCTGATGAGAAAG GTCTCTATCTCTCTGACGTCCTGGCTACCTCCTACCATTGTGTTAAGGACACCGGAGTTGAAAAGGGAGATAGTGTCGCCATTTTTGGTGCTGGTCCTATCGGCCATATGGCCGGTGTATTTGCCGTCGACCAAGGCGCCAAGAAGATCATATTTGTCGACACCGAGCCACGTCTAACATATATTGAAAGCCATTTTCCCAAGGAACACATGTCAAAAGTCGAACTCATTGATTTCAAAAAGTTATCAAGCGGCGTGACAAACGCCGAAACGGTAGTCAGCCAGCTCAAGAAGATCTGTGACAACCGCGGCCCAGACGTCGCGCTTGAATGTGCGGCCGGCGAGTTTGCCAAGGGCTGGATGCACtggttggagatggctgctggtgcggAAACGGATACAAGTGAgattgtgaatgagatgatTGAGAGTGTGCATTCATACGGACGATGTGGCATCACTGGCGTATACGTTGGATAT ACAAATCACTTCAATATCGGATCTCTGATGCAGCGAGGTATCAGATTCATTGGCAACGGCCAGGCTCCTGTCCACATGTACTGGAAGGATCTTCTCAAAGCCATTCAAAAGAAGGAGCTTGATCCGATGCAAATGGTCTCTCATAGAGTTCGACTCGAAGACCTCGACAAGGTATACCACATGTTTGACAATAAGGAGGATAGCATGCAGAAGGTGTTTGTTGAGACCAAGTTTtcttcaccagcagcaccaggTTGTCCCCCACTTACACGGTACTGA